cctcgtattcgaaatgaaaagtagtgtttaactcgggtgaaaggcctCCCTTGTACTAATAATCTACTATATTGTAATGTTCATTCTGTAAAATCAGGAATAAGTTCGTATTTATCATCGTAAAAACACCAGGAGCACAGGTACTCAAGTTTTGAAACTCGAATGCAGTTgaaatttaagtggggttcccaaataacaaacgtgatttttttgccgttttttgcgtaagggtacggaacccttcatgcgcgagtcggactagcacttggccggttttctattatgtatatataatatacctacgtaTCTTCGAAACGGAAATGTCATAAACGTGATTGATGACCagtttgtaaatataaataagtatatttagtAGGCAGGTATgtgtaagtataattaataattattcaaaaactaaataatgaaACAAACTTACAATGTTTTTCCAGTGCCTACGTATGTCTTTGTAAGACTTGAAACTTCCTATTTCGGGCAAGGTCTTGTAACATTCTTCTACAACAGCCTTGTTCAAACTAGGAGTAAGCAGGTACAAGTTGCGttagaaaaaataatagtagGAACCTATGGATTACAAGGGAGCAAATTAAATGTTTCATCGAGAAAGGTTTTGGAATCCAAAGCGAAGGCAAAATTCCAGAAAATAATTCTGAACCCATCAAGGAGTTCGGGTGTGGAATCTTGAGCAAAGAAGATAAAATAATTTGGCTTCCGTGTTTCGTTTTTTTCTTCCTATAAAAAAGAGTGCATTCTAATGAAGTGGGTACATTTATCCTTACCTTGGTAAAACCCTTATATATTCACCAGGGGCAATGTCTTCAGCTGCCTTCATTATATTTATGTTCACCGGCTTAAGTGTTAGATCGGTGTGGGATTCTGGAATTATTATTTGTAGATTAATACCTACCCGTTAATTCCTTTATCTGGAACTTTGGCGCGTGGTTGGCGCTCAGCACGCTGGATCCGATTCGCACGTTGCTCcgatgtttgagcgagacaacgatATGCGCAATCGAATCGGACCCAGTGTGTTTAGCGACTATAATATTTATGAGATCATAATAAGCATTTTTACCTATGATTTTTACCCACTTACCGTCAGATACaatttgatatttaactccTTCTTGTATCCCATTAGTGGTTAGGAAATCCCTGTTGTTTACGAGATAATCGAAACCTAGGACATTCCACGTTGGTGCGATTTTCGCCGTCATAGTATATGTGAAACACATCTGGAATATTTCTGGCGTAGTCGAACGAATAGCCCCATCCTAACGAATTCCACGAATTAGTTTTTTTGCAACataataattaggtaggtacataggtacatacttaaatactacTTATGTACTCAACtttgtatgtaggtacgtaggtacataACAAAGAAACGCAAGGAAAGAAATACCGTAGAGGTTTAGTGATCGGATGAAAACGTTGTTGGACCAACTGGTACAGacacagtcacctgcaataataaatatgttgctcttcgaaggccgcaaaaatatgtgaacctcgctccagactacacggcgcgaagtcgcgaacgcgagtgtggagtcgatttcgctgattagcgaactagactccacactcgcttttgcggcttcgcgccgcgtttcgcgcatgagtgtggagggcccttgacACGCCGCTCTTATGGCTCCACAAATAagataggtacatacctatattatagGTGACTGTCCCTATTGGTTGGTACCTACAGTAGGCCCAGTAGGGTGATTTCCGTATTTATTGTTTGCTAGTAAACGGAggatatcatgtttttctatTGTGCATTTTGTATCTGTGTGTAcgtatttattataaatcatTATCTTAGTTTACTGTTTATTACCTAACATGACATCATACCTGTCTTAAAGAGAATTTGATAAACAGCAAATTCAGTTTGTCGTAATCGTCGCCCACTTTGTTGAATACGATATGGACTTGTTTTACGTCTTCTTTATCTGGACACGCCAAAATAGACGAATTTGAAAATATCATCATTCTGTCATGTGGAACCACAAAGAATACACTTATTGTTAGTTATATCAGTTATATGCTTAATATGTGATAAGGTCATATTTGTAATTAAACCGGTAGCTATTACATATCAGCCAAACGTACCTGCACTTTAGAATTTTCCAATGGAAATGAGAAGGAGTCGATCGATCATGCTTGTCCTGTATATTAGCCATTGCAACAATGTAGCCGGTATTTCTCAAATCCGGGTTTTTTATGGAGTAGTGGTAACTATGATCCAtctcaaataatatattttttaagatataCGAAGCACAAAACTAAATCTTGCCGACGGGAGAGGTACATATGGGTCTATGAAACAGaaaaatcaaagttttattttattttatgacttGGCGCCAAAATTACAGGTAGGTGTATTTTCTTAGTCGTAACAAGTCGTAAGATGAAAATGTCCAATTTGTACTAACATAATGAGTCATGggcatagaaacttgtttgtagGGGAGTCAGTtatctgcagcttactgtacatgaACTGTGGGGGGCAAACACAGGAGCCCATTGATTGTGGGTGCTAAGTATAATGCCATGTTTAACTTTTCGATtaaaaggtccctccacactcatgcgtgAATCacagcgcgaagccgcgaacgcgagcgtGGAGTCCAAGTGGAGTCTAGTtcactaatcagcgaaatcgactctacactcgcgttcgcggcttcgcaccggAGCGGAGCTGGTGCGCCAgggtcccatatttccatgtttttcaTGAAATTTCACaatcgcgcctacatttttttaaatttaccgcctttttctactgtcaCGATTTGCTATACTctgtgggcgagtacgactagcacttgtccggttttttatacaatactaatcatgaatctagtataactggatcggtcatgaggcgTGGGGGAAAAttaccgaacgggatagtcttatgtatctttcagtaggagcagcagagaaagcgctgttattgtttgtccttgtcagtttcacttttccaccgctgccacaaccgaggttgtggcaaacaaataagtacgtgacatgtcatgtttgttcgttgcttgtttaattattgttgttttgtatgaaattgtgctttctcttatgaaatatagtgatggttaacGTTTTGAacgcttgaactttgataaaataatggtgaattgttctgtaatcggctgtaatagccgctctgagcaaaaatatgagatcataacctttcacacgtaagtacggtattttacaccttcctcttaacgcaatatgagagaataacatcgtaaaattacgttacactcaaagcaatgtagaatcaaacgatttcaataaaaatatcacaattatttacgcaaattaacaaaacattatttgtaaaattatccgcccaaattacgtaggtaggtaggagtctgaagggccctccacactcatgcgcgaagccgcgaacgtaagtgtggcgtcgatttcgcaggtTGTTGACGCCTTCGCGCCTATTTCCCcgttttttacacgactgcccaaagaaggagtgtattgttgtcggttttttagcccgcgtcaaaggaggcgcgaagcgcgaactggcaagactccacattacacactatacTTATTGATTAAGttatgttcacatatttttgctcagagcggctattacagccgattacagaacaattcaccattattttatcaattcaaaacgctaaccatcactatgttttataagagaaagcacaatttcatagaaaacaacaataattaaacaagcaacgaacaagcatgacatgtcacgtacttatttgttattttgtttgccacaattttaTTCTCAACTGATCAACTCtcgtagggtcccgtttttattacccttgggtacggaaccctaaaaaatgaattCCCTAAATTatactctgtatctttaggtatttaaataaaggtaaacaaacaatttgtaTATTTTCGGGTAGTTTTATTGGTCAACCAACCAAATACAAAACCGCCTGGATCTGACACTGAACAACCTGACTTTAACCCACATTATTTGATCATGTAATGTTATCATCTACCCTCAACTGGCTTAAGgagccatttgagggtagattttgtttacttttatttaaataactaaaGATACAGAGTATAGGTATTTTTGTCTGTTATAGATAAGATACGAGTAGCAAACACTCTAACACTTGAATGGTGACTTGAATGCCAATAGAGGCAGTATGAAACTGTAAATGTAAGAAATGATAACGATCTTATACATCTtttaattcacagtattttattatgtaaaagaatatttataatacaagtCAGCATCATTAAATTGTACatcttaattagaaaaaaaagaacTTATTAAGTTCTTACGATATGTTATGCATGTTATTCGCAGTAATCATGCGAATAGACACGAGGTTAAATACTATCAGataaagtgtaaaaaaatattttatgattgTACACTTCAGTTGGGATTCTCCAAGTGGTCTCTAGCTTTACGTAGCACCCCTTGGGTTTTGTGGATCTCTCGACAGATAGCTCGCTGAACACTTTTCTTTCTCATATTGGCGGCATTCAATTGAGCAAGTGTATCTGCTAGTGTAGCTTTAGTTCTTGCTAGTTTTTGCTTCAAAGACACATTTTCTTCATACAATGAACCTGAAAGTGAGAATGAAATCATAAAATGCGCTGACATGGCAAATCCAaatacatatacagggtggctaaaaactaagtgcattcccgttgccagtcaagttttgggattatattgagcaactttttactatgggaccaaccacgaattCTCGTTATAAGCCATATGTGATGTTCCGCGGCGGGTAagggtaccttatggcggctggcacAGCTACTTTGTcactagaaaaaggcgcaaaggGTTgatgtcccatagaaaatttgaatttcgcgcatttttctactgacaagttgggtgtgtttGTGTATAACAGCATAAGCGACGACCCCTATAAGGCACCTTTACCCGTGAAACTAGAACTTCACATATAAATAAAGTAACAATTACTGGAAACATTCGTCAATACACAAATGCActctctttcttttatgttaAAGTTTAGTTTCGCTTGGTTAGTTGGTAGGAGGAAAATGTGCCGACCGAGGGGCACGGGGGCGATCTCTTCTTTTTGAGATATTCCATgtgattataaaataatttatttatttaacacacTTCACTTCAACAGTTTAAAAATTcccattattctgtttttactcAAATTGTTCATGTAACTAGTTATTATGGCTATAAAACTGAAATTTCAAAgtcaccccgttttacggtagcATGTTTCGTTTAGCCGTGGCAACATTCAATTGTCAATTGATAGTCGCCTTAAAGAGAAAAAGGGACAGAGGTTTCCCTCGAGCTAATTTCTCGGCACGTATTTTGGAGGCGAGATAGCAATCAAGTGTATATCCTAAAGcccatcacagacggagcgataatatatattaatacaccGTAAGACACCTTAAGATGCCGTAAGATATAGTAtagctaagcaccacacacgacaacgataccaaaatatgtgtctagcacctacattgtgagagagacgaaatataccaaaataaatCGTTATATACCGAGCAATAACATCTTAAggtatctatctatcttatctTAGCCTTGCTATAAGATATCATaacataccaaaatatatattagagcttcgtgtgtggactcTGACAAATAGGACGTAAAATATATCGTAAGATGCTTTGCCATAAGATATCTTTGTTATTTGGTATATTATCGCTCTGTCTGTGACGGGCTTAAATcctataacataaaaatattaactcaCGTGTAGACAAAGTAACAGCATCGTTATGTTCAAGGCTCGATAGTCTGTCGCTGTCAATGCCCTGATCAGGCGACGTGGGTCTGTCCTCCTCCTCGACCTCACGCGCCAAGTGTATCTCCTGCACTCTGTTACACGCTTCTACGGCCACCTTACGTGCTACTTCCATTTCCAGGTTAGCAATGACCTCGGAGGACTTAGCTAACTTGTCACGAGCGTCTTCGAGATCTTGTTCGATGCGCATCTTGTCGTGTTGAGCTCGAGCTCTCTCTAGGGCTGCCTGGGACGCCTGGACCGTCGCGTCATCTGCAGCACGCCGCAGAGCTCGCTCACTTTCCAAAAACGTATATTCAAGCTCTTGCCTTTCGGAACGTAACTTATCCCTAATTTGAATAGCTTCTACAAGTTGTTGCTCGATATCCTTTATCCTTATATGTAGAgacgaaatagtacatttcaaaTTTTCCGAATCTTTACTTATTTCGTCAACTTTAGAGTGTTCGGAAGCTAGCGCCGATTTTAGTTCGTCTTTTTCTAAAATCAGATCATCTATTTGGGTCTTAGCAAATTCCAGCTGGCTGTTTAAATCTTTTTTCTCGTATTCAAGTTCCTCACACTGTTTTGAGAGCTGATGTATTTCGTCAATCAACGCTACTTCATTCGTAGTTTTATCTTCAGAACGGGAGCCATACGAGACGCGGGATCGTCGAGACCTGTGCCTATTATTATCTGAAGTAGATTCTCTGGCTCCTAGTGCTGTATCATTTAGTCCTATGCGTGCGAGAGATACATTTCTGTCTGGTTCTGACCAACACTCGGATTCCGAAGGACATTCGTTTTGCAGTAGGTGACGTAAAGATTTTCTGTTTGCGAGTTTGTTATCATCGCCACTACATAGCCCGTGGTGCCCGAACATCATTGTTAAATCCTCAATTCTTAGATTTTGTGAGACATCCATATTGCTGTCATCAAATGTAAATCCTTCTGCTGAAATGGTTTCATCTAACTGCAACCCCACGGGTAGAGCTAGACTTTGTTCTAAAATACTCTCCGCCATCTTCTTTTTTTCTTCGCTTAATACACACCTGAAATcaatataatgaaaattattgtgatagaataaaaattacaacacaTACTTACAAAAAAGACTAAAAAGAGTGAGTAGTTTCATATATTTCATACTTACTTATGTGCTAATAGCTTATCCAAAAAGAAAGCTAAACCCTGGAGACGTCGAGTGAGCAACTGTTGCAGGTtcctgaaaatataaaataaaatataaattaatataggtaattatataTATGGCTACGGACGTACCTATCCGATAGGAAACAGAGAACTGAAATCACGTCATACTGTACGAAGACGAAATCTTTATCAAAAGTGCTGTCCGACCAGTCTATTGTGAATATGGGGGTACCACAGGGAAGTATACTTGGACCGTTGTTATTCTTAGTCTACATTAATGACCTCCCCAATGTCACACATAACAAGGTCCTTCTTTTCGCCGACGACTGCTCCGTGATTATTCCCGGTAACAATCCCGCAACTTACCAAGCATAGGCAAATTTAGTGTTCAACAATATCAACACCTGGTTGCTAAGAAACAAACTGAAAGCCAATATGAGTAAAACTAAGTACAAGGAATTCTACGCCCCTCAAAGCAACGCTAAAAATCAGGTAATTAAACATAACCAAGAAGCCATTGAAAGCgttcaaacaataaaatttcttGGGGTGATGTTGGTTTGCCATTGTGACTGGCGAGCGCATGTTGAGTATTTGGTCGACAAACTGAACAGATTTGTGTTTGCTCTGCGCAGGATATCGCAGGTGGTATCCCAAGAATCTGCTCTTTTGGCGTTTCACGGCCATATTATGTCCAACCTTCGTTATGGTCTGATTTTATGGGGAAACTCCACATTTGCACAACAAGCGTtcctattacaaaaaaaatgcgttaGAGCAATCTATGGCGCCAAAACGATGGATTCATGTAGACCGTTGTTCGAATAATTAAAAGTCCTTCCGTTACCCACATTGTACATTTACGAAACATGTCTCTTTGTGAAAACTCATATTAGTCAGTACAACATCATGAAATCTAACCCTAGGTCAACTTCTGAATTCCATGGACTCAATATCAGTTACCCATGTCATAATTCTGCTCATTTTGAAAAATCTATTCTTTTCATGTCTGTCAAAATCTTCAACCATTTGCCAAATGACTTAAAATCCTTGGATTGTCAAGGTTTCaaaaccaaattatttaagtggtatttacaaaaaatgttcTACTCGTTTAATGAACACTTTGTATCCACCAACGCCTAAtaactgttataatattttattattattattactttttaggtACTGTATTAGCTTGACATATAATTGTTATGAAAATTATGTGTTGCCACTTTTCTGTATGCATGACATTgacctgttattattattttctattattattactaatacttattttttagtctgtcatttttatacttttattttaattttataggttttaatgACATGCACATTGAGAGTCAAAGAGTATTGTACGCCAAATTCAGGCTGATTGTGATGTAACCAAATACTAACCCTACCACCATTTATaaccactcacattcaaacaataaaaaaattgtatttgtattataaataattttctaaaattatttaaaattattttaaaccacaaaaacaaaattaggtAAAAACTGGACCTTCTACCGTGCGGTCAAGCGGCCGTACCTCGAGTTGACACTTAATGTTTACGTTAAGTGCTAGCGGTTCACCAAAAACCGCTGCAATCGgtgttaaagctatgaaaatcagcacgattgatctttagtccatataaatcaATTAGACCCGAAGCACCAACAAAAAAgagaggagttatgacgtcatctttttttgtaccgaaaaaaaaaattgtaataaacctatcgtgtgtggtattaaattaaatgaaagggcattctgagccggttctaaaaataaatcacatcattacatttcagttacgtgttttaaattaaaattattttcaaaacataccaagtttcggctccttcagatacgatatggcagtttttttttgtacaatataccacaaatgatacgtgatacattttgaaaataatttcattatgttttttttccaatattacaaagtaacacagttctacttcagtaccatagacctagcatagCATaaaggccctccacactcatgcgcgaatcacggcgcgaagccgcgaacgtaagtgtggcgtcgatttcgcagattgttcacgccttcgcgcctagttccccgttttttgtcggtttattagcccgcgtcaaaggaggcgcgaagcgcgaaccggcaagactccacattacacactattttgactcatatgtggcaagataaataataattatagtatataaagcggctatattttacggttttacaacaaaacaaaatggaaaaatagataaatcacgtatgataactagcagttaagctcgatcagctgatgcttttccgccatcttggcgagaacCAAACTGCGTAATCACCGTGAAGTTTGCGattgtggagtcatacgtcaacgtcgcgacatgttctctccgcgaagtcgcgccgcgattcacgcacatagtctggaggggcctttacatagatgagctatacgcgtgcgcacGTTCAAAAATCATGTtgattttttcacttttttgtttatacagGCATTATTAGATctataagtattaatttaacacattaaaatcaacaacttgatcagataaaagttacattttgtacggtaacgccCGCGTAAACaaaccagaaaaaaaatcaacatggttttTTAAATATCGTATTTTTTTTGCTAGGGAGTCTAAAACACGACattca
This DNA window, taken from Cydia strobilella chromosome 4, ilCydStro3.1, whole genome shotgun sequence, encodes the following:
- the LOC134741010 gene encoding uncharacterized protein C18orf63-like, coding for MDHSYHYSIKNPDLRNTGYIVAMANIQDKHDRSTPSHFHWKILKCRMMIFSNSSILACPDKEDVKQVHIVFNKVGDDYDKLNLLFIKFSLRQDGAIRSTTPEIFQMCFTYTMTAKIAPTWNVLGFDYLVNNRDFLTTNGIQEGVKYQIVSDESHTDLTLKPVNINIMKAAEDIAPGEYIRVLPSLNKAVVEECYKTLPEIGSFKSYKDIRRHWKNIHGYRLPDDETSYYMIRFWRGEPLTYPDICVTRHFPIVTPMPRNLQEIVLSRFVSCLKSKIPHFLGIPLTIKIKETTELIKVADGRTPVPQTQDHPISLCTPTQIFGNLNRY
- the LOC134740563 gene encoding centrosomin isoform X2 encodes the protein MSDATGESPVVTSPRALQEMSMPAQEGLDNTVASGISMKQYEDQLNALRKDNFHLKLRIYFIEEKLGSGSPPAVQGLLEHNIRLQVEVEELRRQLSDKQELLAVAAEAIDVLEHQGSMSADSIENSMNHGNEVAKEMNTQETVNQAIDDTCASESAGDYLCATTNNNDMDELIKLRKENSKALQMIKGCMKKIQQQDKEIKKLKLDKEQSHMQHVSDSQIEKYDEILKCKDEHIKDLESKLRELQKTTDNGHNDEDAGNLQQLLTRRLQGLAFFLDKLLAHKCVLSEEKKKMAESILEQSLALPVGLQLDETISAEGFTFDDSNMDVSQNLRIEDLTMMFGHHGLCSGDDNKLANRKSLRHLLQNECPSESECWSEPDRNVSLARIGLNDTALGARESTSDNNRHRSRRSRVSYGSRSEDKTTNEVALIDEIHQLSKQCEELEYEKKDLNSQLEFAKTQIDDLILEKDELKSALASEHSKVDEISKDSENLKCTISSLHIRIKDIEQQLVEAIQIRDKLRSERQELEYTFLESERALRRAADDATVQASQAALERARAQHDKMRIEQDLEDARDKLAKSSEVIANLEMEVARKVAVEACNRVQEIHLAREVEEEDRPTSPDQGIDSDRLSSLEHNDAVTLSTRSLYEENVSLKQKLARTKATLADTLAQLNAANMRKKSVQRAICREIHKTQGVLRKARDHLENPN
- the LOC134740563 gene encoding centrosomin isoform X1, which translates into the protein MYKMATLPRTSKHAAGITSPFSTSPRALQEMSMPAQEGLDNTVASGISMKQYEDQLNALRKDNFHLKLRIYFIEEKLGSGSPPAVQGLLEHNIRLQVEVEELRRQLSDKQELLAVAAEAIDVLEHQGSMSADSIENSMNHGNEVAKEMNTQETVNQAIDDTCASESAGDYLCATTNNNDMDELIKLRKENSKALQMIKGCMKKIQQQDKEIKKLKLDKEQSHMQHVSDSQIEKYDEILKCKDEHIKDLESKLRELQKTTDNGHNDEDAGNLQQLLTRRLQGLAFFLDKLLAHKCVLSEEKKKMAESILEQSLALPVGLQLDETISAEGFTFDDSNMDVSQNLRIEDLTMMFGHHGLCSGDDNKLANRKSLRHLLQNECPSESECWSEPDRNVSLARIGLNDTALGARESTSDNNRHRSRRSRVSYGSRSEDKTTNEVALIDEIHQLSKQCEELEYEKKDLNSQLEFAKTQIDDLILEKDELKSALASEHSKVDEISKDSENLKCTISSLHIRIKDIEQQLVEAIQIRDKLRSERQELEYTFLESERALRRAADDATVQASQAALERARAQHDKMRIEQDLEDARDKLAKSSEVIANLEMEVARKVAVEACNRVQEIHLAREVEEEDRPTSPDQGIDSDRLSSLEHNDAVTLSTRSLYEENVSLKQKLARTKATLADTLAQLNAANMRKKSVQRAICREIHKTQGVLRKARDHLENPN